The DNA sequence CGGAAAAATTGCTTTCTCAGCTCAAGATGCAGAAGAAATGGCAAAGAAAGGCGACAAAGTTATTCTTGTAAGAATTGAAACTTCTCCCGAAGATATTAAAGGAATGAACGCAAGCGAAGGTATATTAACTGCTAAAGGCGGAATGACATCACATGCTGCATTGGTTGCACGACAAATGGGTAAAGTTTGTGTTGCGGGCTGCGGTGCTTTGGAAATCGATTATAAAAAGGGAACATTGAAAGTTGCTAATTCAGATTTAGTAGTTAAAGAAGGTGAATATATTTCCATCGATGGTTCAACCGGTGAAGTAATTCAAGGAGAAATTCAAACAAAACCTTCTGAAGTTGTACAAGTTTTAATCACAAAAGAAATGGATCCAAGCAAATCTAAAGTATTTAGAACATACAAAGATTTAATGAGCTGGGCAGATTCTACAAGAACACTTGGAGTTAGAACAAATGCCGATCAACCAGATCAAGCAGCTAACGCAATCTCGTTTGGTGCAGAAGGTATTGGACTTTGTCGCACAGAACACATGTTCTTTGGCGGTGATAGAATTCTTGCCGTAAGAGAAATGATTCTTGCTGAAACTGAAGCTGGAAGAAAAAATGCACTCGAAAAATTATTACCTCTACAAAGAAAAGATTTCTCAGAAATTTTTGAAGTGATGAAAGGTAAACCGGTAACAATTAGAACTTTAGATCCACCACTGCATGAATTTTTACCGCATTCAGAAAAAGAACAAAAAGAAGTTGCCGATGCTCTAAAAGTTACAGTTGAGAAATTAAAAACCAAAATGGAATCTTTAGCAGAATTCAATCCTATGCTTGGATTTAGAGGCTGCAGATTAGGAATTAGTTTCCCGGAAATTACAGAAATGCAAGCTCGTGCAATATTTGAAGCTGCAGTAGATGTTGCTAAAAAGGGTATAAAAGTTAAACCGGAAATTATGATTCCGCTTGTTGCAACTCTTGAAGAATTAAAATTACAAGAAGCAATTGTAAGAAAAGTTGCCGCTGACGTATTCAAAGAAAAAGGAAAAAAAGTAGAATATTTAGTTGGTACAATGATTGAATTACCAAGAGCTGCATTGATTGCCGATGAAATTGCAAAAGTTGCTCAGTTCTTCAGTTTTGGAACAAATGATTTAACACAAACTACTTTTGGATTATCAAGAGACGATGCCGGTAAATTCTTACCACTTTATGTTGATAGAGAAATTTTACCTCGTGATCCATTTGAAAGCCTTGATCAAAATGGTGTTGGTCAATTAGTTCAAATCGGAACTCAAAAAGGTAGAAAAACAAATAAAAATCTTAAAGTAGGTATTTGCGGCGAACACGGCGGAGAACCTGAATCTGTAGAATTTTTCCATAGAACCGGATTAAATTACGTTAGCTGTTCACCATTTAGAG is a window from the Ignavibacteriota bacterium genome containing:
- a CDS encoding pyruvate, phosphate dikinase, which produces MAKKQNSKFVYFFGGKKADGKAEMKGLLGGKGANLAEMVNIGLPVPAGFTITTEVCTYYYDNKRKYPKELESQVLTNLAKIEKEMGAKFGDKKNPLLLSVRSGARASMPGMMDTILNLGLNDVTVEALIARTNNPRFAYDSYRRFVQMYGDVVLGLKPKDKHDHDPFEVILEKKKSDNNIVKDTDLTAEQLKELVAEFKSEIKKITGHDFPTDPMKQLWGAVGAVFSSWMNERAIVYRKLNSIPASWGTAVNVQSMVFGNMGEDSGTGVAFTRDPASGENLFYGEYLFNAQGEDVVAGIRTPHKISELKKDNAKVYKQLDDIRKKLEKHYKDMMDIEFTIQQGKLWMLQARVGKRTGFAAVQIAVDMVREKLISKNDALLRIDPEQLNQLLRPIFDTKQKTQAISQGKLLAKGLNAGPGAAAGKIAFSAQDAEEMAKKGDKVILVRIETSPEDIKGMNASEGILTAKGGMTSHAALVARQMGKVCVAGCGALEIDYKKGTLKVANSDLVVKEGEYISIDGSTGEVIQGEIQTKPSEVVQVLITKEMDPSKSKVFRTYKDLMSWADSTRTLGVRTNADQPDQAANAISFGAEGIGLCRTEHMFFGGDRILAVREMILAETEAGRKNALEKLLPLQRKDFSEIFEVMKGKPVTIRTLDPPLHEFLPHSEKEQKEVADALKVTVEKLKTKMESLAEFNPMLGFRGCRLGISFPEITEMQARAIFEAAVDVAKKGIKVKPEIMIPLVATLEELKLQEAIVRKVAADVFKEKGKKVEYLVGTMIELPRAALIADEIAKVAQFFSFGTNDLTQTTFGLSRDDAGKFLPLYVDREILPRDPFESLDQNGVGQLVQIGTQKGRKTNKNLKVGICGEHGGEPESVEFFHRTGLNYVSCSPFRVPIARLAAARAALRK